GCTTGTTGGCACTCGAATTCTACGATCCGGAGAACAAAAAATGGGGACAGCCTCACTGCCAGGCTAGATATGCCATTATGAAAACCTACCTTGATGCTGGTGAAGGGTTATTGAAGTTCAAATACACCAAGAATGACTTTTCCGATCTTTTCATTGAGGTGGACCAATCAAAGATCGCTACAGTGGGCCAGATGGCAATTGGTGAGTTTTTGAGAAAATTGCACCTTTACAAGTGCTCGGCCGATGTTAAGAACGGATCcagtttcttcaatgaTTTAACATCTATTAATGACGATTTATTGAAGTTCAGAGATATCGTtcttaaaaagaaacttcCAAGAAAACAGTTGGTCCAGGCCAATACTTTTGTTaccaagaagaacgagGTCGAATTGCGCGAATATGATGAAACTGAGGTTGGTATTATTAAGTCCTTCGCTGAGAGGGAGACTTAAAACtaatttttcaagaacaataaaaaaatgCGCTGTAAAATTGAACACTAATAAACTTTAAGAATCATAGATAAGAAGTCATAAAATCTTGAGATTGGAGTCAAGATAAGTTTTTCTGGTTATTCGAAGACATTCACAttattttttcttgcttttgCTGCTTAGGcccttttcaaagatgacAGAAGAAACTAAAAAGTTGTTCATATCATACAATCATGTCCATCAGCTTTGCAAAGAGGCTGCTGACAAGATTCGCAAGCTTGATATAGATTATATCATTGCtattggtggtggtggtttCATTCCCGCACGTATATTACGGACATTTTTGAAGGAGCCAGGAAAGCCAAGTAAGAGGATTTTTGCAATTATTTTATCCCTCTATGAGGATGCCAACACTGTTAGTACCACTGTGGAGGAGGTTGGATCCAAGGTAAAAAGAATACAATGGATTAACTATGGCGACTCTGGGATTGATCTTATTAATAAAAAGGTTCTTATTATTGATGAGGTTGATGATACTAGAACAACGTTGCATTATGCACTCAATGAACTACAAGGAGATGCTCAGGAGCAGGCCCGTAGAATGGGGCTAAAGGATTCGAATACGGAGTTTTTCATTTACGTTCTCCATAATAAGCTCAAACCCAAAAAGGCGGATCTTCCAGCTTCCATAATGGATGGTAAACATTATATCGCTAGCAGAGACGTTCCAGACTGCTGGATTGCCTACCCATGGGAAAGCAATGACATTGCTTACCAACAGAAGATGGCTGAAGAGCAAGGCAACGACATTTGAGTACTGATTCATATATTATTTAATTATATTTCTAAACTCTGTGAGTTTCCCATCTGAATATTTCCACAAGTGCATCTTTCAGGGGCACTCGAACTTCTAACCTTTCCTGCTCTGTTTTAGTGTTTGCTGCAAGTTTATTTCTGGAGA
The sequence above is a segment of the Brettanomyces nanus chromosome 4, complete sequence genome. Coding sequences within it:
- the HPT1 gene encoding hypoxanthine-guanine phosphoribosyltransferase — translated: MRYKKPFSKMTEETKKLFISYNHVHQLCKEAADKIRKLDIDYIIAIGGGGFIPARILRTFLKEPGKPSKRIFAIILSLYEDANTVSTTVEEVGSKVKRIQWINYGDSGIDLINKKVLIIDEVDDTRTTLHYALNELQGDAQEQARRMGLKDSNTEFFIYVLHNKLKPKKADLPASIMDGKHYIASRDVPDCWIAYPWESNDIAYQQKMAEEQGNDI